From one Shewanella sp. GD04112 genomic stretch:
- the yggU gene encoding DUF167 family protein YggU, which translates to MSAVIMQQGDLLLNLYIQPKASRDQIVGLHGDELKVAITAPPIDGKANAHLSKYLAKAFKVPKSDVHILKGELGRHKLVRISAPKNVPAEIATLLE; encoded by the coding sequence ATGAGCGCAGTCATTATGCAGCAAGGCGACTTGCTGCTTAATTTGTATATTCAACCTAAAGCGAGTCGCGATCAGATAGTCGGGCTACACGGTGATGAGTTAAAAGTCGCCATCACCGCTCCGCCTATCGATGGCAAGGCCAATGCCCATTTAAGCAAGTATTTAGCCAAGGCCTTTAAAGTCCCTAAAAGCGATGTTCACATCCTTAAGGGCGAATTAGGACGTCATAAGCTGGTACGGATTAGCGCGCCCAAAAACGTCCCGGCAGAAATCGCGACATTGCTCGAATAA
- a CDS encoding YggT family protein: MNALTFLISTLFDLYLMVVILRIWLPLARADFYNPFSQFVVKATHPLIAPMRRLIPSMGRFDTSSFVLALLVVMVKVLLLSLIAGGGIDLVLFFVFALVTVIKQAGVLLFWMLIIRAILSWFNQGYNPIVMIMGQLTEPILAPVRRIIPPIGGLDLSVMLVIIGMNFINMLLAQYVPFWAAI, encoded by the coding sequence ATGAATGCATTAACCTTTTTAATCAGCACACTCTTCGATTTGTATTTGATGGTGGTGATATTACGGATCTGGCTCCCCTTGGCCCGTGCCGATTTTTATAATCCCTTCAGTCAGTTTGTGGTCAAAGCCACTCACCCGTTGATCGCGCCTATGCGTCGATTAATTCCTTCAATGGGAAGATTCGATACTTCTTCATTTGTACTCGCCCTATTAGTGGTGATGGTCAAAGTGTTGCTGTTAAGCCTTATCGCTGGCGGCGGTATTGATTTAGTGCTGTTCTTTGTGTTTGCACTTGTCACTGTTATCAAACAGGCGGGCGTTTTGCTCTTCTGGATGCTGATCATCCGCGCCATCTTAAGCTGGTTCAATCAAGGCTATAACCCCATTGTGATGATCATGGGTCAACTGACAGAGCCCATTTTGGCTCCAGTGCGCCGCATTATACCGCCCATTGGTGGTTTAGATTTGTCGGTGATGTTGGTGATTATCGGCATGAACTTTATCAACATGCTATTGGCGCAATACGTACCATTCTGGGCCGCGATTTAA
- the proC gene encoding pyrroline-5-carboxylate reductase, producing the protein MSQQKICFIGAGNMTRSIISGLIRSGYPAALVQATNPSQGKLDALAADFGVRVSQDNVSAAQDADVIVLSVKPQLMEQVCQALQGIDMSNKLVITIAAGIKAERYSQYLAQPITLVRTMPNTPMQIGVGMTGLYAPQPLSDAQQAITERLMSSGGEIVWVNEESEINQVIALAGSSPAYFFLLMESMIDAGKQMGMDEAKARSLVQQAALGAAMMAKQNPELTLGNLRENVTSKGGTTAQAIATFEAADLRGVVKNAMENCIKRAEEMANTF; encoded by the coding sequence ATGAGTCAACAAAAAATCTGTTTTATCGGTGCGGGCAATATGACCCGCAGTATTATCAGTGGCTTAATTCGTAGCGGCTATCCTGCTGCACTAGTGCAAGCCACCAATCCTAGCCAAGGTAAACTCGATGCCCTCGCCGCCGACTTTGGTGTGCGTGTATCCCAAGACAATGTTAGCGCCGCCCAAGATGCCGATGTCATCGTATTATCCGTTAAGCCACAGTTGATGGAACAAGTCTGCCAAGCACTGCAAGGCATTGATATGTCTAACAAGCTGGTCATAACCATTGCTGCGGGGATTAAAGCAGAGCGCTACAGCCAGTATTTAGCACAGCCCATCACACTAGTTCGCACTATGCCAAACACGCCAATGCAAATCGGTGTCGGTATGACGGGACTCTACGCCCCGCAGCCCCTCTCTGATGCCCAGCAAGCCATTACCGAGCGCTTGATGTCCAGCGGTGGTGAAATTGTGTGGGTGAATGAGGAATCTGAGATTAATCAAGTCATTGCCCTTGCGGGTAGTTCACCTGCCTATTTCTTCCTGCTGATGGAATCTATGATTGATGCCGGCAAGCAAATGGGCATGGATGAAGCCAAAGCCAGAAGCTTAGTACAGCAAGCCGCCCTCGGTGCTGCTATGATGGCAAAGCAAAATCCCGAGCTTACACTGGGTAATTTACGGGAGAATGTCACCTCTAAGGGCGGCACAACGGCGCAAGCCATCGCCACATTCGAAGCGGCGGATCTTCGTGGTGTGGTCAAAAATGCGATGGAAAACTGCATCAAACGTGCAGAGGAAATGGCTAACACTTTTTGA
- a CDS encoding YggS family pyridoxal phosphate-dependent enzyme, with protein sequence MTTIADRLAVAQSRIAQAAQKCARLPHSIRLLAVSKTKPIEDIIAAYDAGQRCFGENYVQEGVTKIETLKGTHPDIEWHFIGPLQSNKTALVAQHFDWMHTLSREKIAQRLNEQRPAHLAPLNVCIQINISDEDTKSGIDAEQILPLADSISQLPHLQLRGLMAIPSATNDIAQQRRELRELKQLFDTLKQHYPAIDTLSMGMSNDLDVAIECGSTMVRIGSAIFGERDYGAKETTRN encoded by the coding sequence ATGACAACAATAGCAGACAGACTCGCAGTCGCCCAGAGCAGGATCGCGCAAGCGGCGCAAAAATGCGCACGCCTACCTCACAGTATTCGCTTACTTGCCGTCAGTAAGACTAAACCCATTGAAGATATTATAGCAGCCTATGATGCGGGCCAGCGTTGCTTTGGCGAGAACTATGTTCAAGAAGGTGTGACAAAGATTGAGACGCTAAAGGGCACACACCCTGATATTGAATGGCATTTTATTGGGCCACTGCAATCCAATAAAACCGCCTTAGTCGCTCAGCACTTCGACTGGATGCACACCCTCTCGCGGGAGAAAATTGCCCAACGGCTCAATGAGCAGCGCCCAGCACACCTTGCGCCGCTCAATGTGTGTATTCAAATCAATATCAGTGATGAAGACACTAAATCCGGCATTGATGCCGAGCAAATACTGCCACTGGCCGATAGCATCAGCCAATTACCCCATTTACAACTGCGGGGCTTAATGGCGATTCCCAGCGCCACCAATGACATTGCGCAGCAAAGGCGCGAACTCCGCGAGCTTAAGCAGTTATTCGATACGCTAAAGCAGCATTATCCCGCTATCGATACGCTTTCTATGGGCATGAGTAATGATTTAGACGTGGCTATTGAGTGCGGATCAACCATGGTGCGTATCGGCAGCGCAATCTTTGGTGAACGGGATTATGGCGCAAAAGAGACGACCCGCAATTAG
- a CDS encoding type IV pilus twitching motility protein PilT → MEITELLAFSVKHKASDLHLSAGISPMIRVDGEVRKINLPALDHQGVHSLVYDIMNDKQRKDFEEHLEIDFSFEVPNLARFRVNAFNQSRGAAAVFRTIPSEILSLEQLGAPEIFKKISSFPRGLVLVTGPTGSGKSTTLAAMVDYINENRHDHILTIEDPIEFVHQNKQCLINQREVHRHTHSFNAALRSALREDPDVILVGEMRDLETIRLAMTAAETGHLVFGTLHTTSAAKTIDRVVDVFPAGEKDMVRTMLSESLQAVISQTLIKKIGGGRVAAHEIMMGTPAIRNLIREDKVAQMYSAIQTGMAHGMQTLEQCLQNLVNRGLITREDAMAKSSNKQATF, encoded by the coding sequence ATGGAAATCACTGAGTTATTAGCCTTTAGTGTAAAACACAAAGCCTCGGATCTACACCTCTCTGCAGGGATATCTCCCATGATCCGTGTCGACGGTGAAGTGAGAAAAATTAACCTGCCCGCGCTCGATCATCAGGGTGTACACAGCCTTGTGTACGACATTATGAATGATAAACAGCGTAAGGACTTTGAAGAGCATTTAGAAATCGACTTTTCGTTCGAAGTCCCTAATTTAGCGCGTTTCCGTGTTAACGCCTTTAACCAATCCCGCGGCGCTGCGGCGGTGTTTCGTACCATTCCCAGCGAAATTTTGTCGCTCGAGCAGTTAGGGGCGCCAGAAATTTTTAAGAAAATTTCCAGCTTTCCCCGCGGCTTAGTGCTTGTTACTGGGCCTACCGGTTCGGGTAAGAGTACCACACTTGCGGCCATGGTGGATTACATCAATGAGAACCGCCACGACCATATCTTAACCATTGAAGATCCGATCGAATTCGTTCACCAGAATAAGCAATGTTTGATTAACCAACGGGAAGTGCATCGTCATACCCACAGCTTTAATGCGGCGCTGCGTAGCGCACTGCGTGAAGACCCTGACGTAATCCTCGTCGGTGAGATGCGTGACCTTGAAACCATTCGTCTGGCGATGACGGCGGCCGAAACGGGTCACTTAGTCTTTGGTACCTTGCACACCACCTCGGCGGCTAAGACCATCGACCGTGTGGTTGACGTTTTCCCTGCTGGTGAAAAGGACATGGTGCGTACCATGTTATCTGAATCATTACAGGCGGTTATTTCGCAAACCCTGATTAAGAAAATCGGTGGCGGCCGTGTGGCTGCCCACGAAATCATGATGGGAACGCCCGCTATTCGTAACCTTATCCGTGAAGATAAAGTGGCGCAGATGTACTCAGCCATTCAAACGGGGATGGCCCATGGCATGCAAACGCTCGAACAGTGTCTGCAAAACTTAGTGAACCGTGGCCTCATCACCCGTGAGGATGCCATGGCGAAGAGCTCAAACAAACAAGCGACGTTTTAA
- a CDS encoding PilT/PilU family type 4a pilus ATPase, translating to MDVRPFLKVMVERKASDLFITAGFPPSAKIDGELRPLAESAFTPAQSLDFVESVMTEAQKKEFHTTRECNFAFAVKDLGRFRVSAFWQRESPGCVMRRIETKIPEVEDLKLPPILKDLVMSKRGLIIMVGGTGTGKSTSLAALVGYRNAHARGHILTIEDPVEFVHDHRKSIITQREVGIDTESFDAALKSSLRQAPDVILIGEIRTQETMEFALSFAETGHLCMATLHANNANQALDRIMHLVPESKHQQLLFDLSLNLRGIVAQQLVPKVDGTGRRAAIEVLINTPRVASLIAKNELHLLKETMAKSNEQGMQTFDQALLQLYIDGEISYADALHHADSPNDLRLMIKLQNKEPTSSSFMEGVTLDMD from the coding sequence ATGGATGTCCGTCCGTTTTTAAAAGTCATGGTGGAGCGTAAAGCCTCGGACTTGTTTATTACCGCAGGGTTTCCGCCGAGCGCCAAAATCGATGGTGAGTTACGCCCGTTAGCCGAGAGTGCCTTTACGCCCGCGCAGTCTTTGGATTTTGTCGAGTCCGTGATGACTGAAGCGCAAAAGAAGGAGTTTCACACGACTCGCGAGTGTAACTTTGCTTTTGCGGTTAAGGATTTAGGGCGTTTCCGCGTCAGCGCATTCTGGCAGCGTGAATCTCCGGGATGCGTTATGCGCCGGATTGAGACCAAGATCCCTGAGGTGGAAGACTTAAAACTACCACCGATTTTAAAAGATCTGGTGATGAGTAAACGTGGTCTTATCATCATGGTTGGGGGAACGGGAACCGGTAAGTCGACCTCCTTGGCGGCGTTAGTGGGTTATCGTAATGCCCATGCCCGTGGTCATATCCTCACCATCGAAGACCCGGTGGAATTTGTGCACGACCATCGCAAAAGCATCATCACTCAACGTGAAGTGGGTATAGATACCGAATCCTTTGATGCGGCGCTGAAGAGTTCGCTGCGTCAAGCACCCGATGTGATTTTGATTGGTGAGATCCGTACTCAAGAAACCATGGAGTTTGCGCTTTCTTTCGCCGAAACGGGTCACCTCTGTATGGCGACATTGCACGCGAACAACGCTAACCAAGCGTTAGACCGGATCATGCACTTAGTGCCTGAGAGTAAACACCAGCAGTTGCTATTCGACTTGTCACTCAACCTGCGCGGCATTGTGGCGCAGCAACTGGTGCCCAAAGTCGATGGCACAGGACGACGGGCGGCGATTGAAGTCTTGATCAATACGCCACGTGTCGCGAGTTTGATTGCTAAAAACGAGCTGCATTTGCTCAAAGAAACCATGGCCAAATCGAATGAGCAGGGTATGCAGACCTTCGACCAAGCCTTGCTGCAACTCTATATCGATGGGGAAATCAGCTATGCCGATGCGCTTCACCATGCTGACTCGCCAAACGACTTACGTTTAATGATCAAACTGCAAAATAAAGAGCCTACCAGTTCCAGCTTTATGGAAGGCGTGACCTTGGATATGGATTAA
- a CDS encoding glutathione peroxidase, translated as MMKLPLVIFASLLSTSAFAATCPSYLDVEVRKLHSDEKINLCELTQGKPVLLVNTASNCGYTPQFKALEALHKEYKDKGLVVIGFPSDDFFQEENDEKDTAKVCYINYGVTFTMLATSPVRGSDANSVFKYLGDKAGSPKWNFYKYVVSGDGNTVQQFNSKVKPDSAELKQAIESVL; from the coding sequence ATGATGAAACTCCCCTTAGTTATCTTTGCTAGCCTGTTAAGCACTAGCGCATTTGCGGCAACTTGCCCGAGTTATCTTGATGTTGAAGTGCGTAAATTGCACTCGGATGAGAAGATTAATCTGTGTGAATTGACTCAGGGCAAGCCAGTGTTACTGGTCAACACCGCGAGTAACTGTGGTTACACTCCGCAATTTAAGGCTCTCGAAGCGCTTCATAAAGAATACAAAGACAAAGGCTTAGTGGTGATTGGTTTCCCTTCCGATGACTTTTTCCAAGAAGAAAATGATGAAAAAGACACGGCTAAGGTGTGCTACATCAACTATGGTGTTACCTTCACTATGCTCGCGACATCGCCCGTGAGAGGCAGCGATGCTAACAGTGTATTCAAATACTTAGGAGATAAAGCAGGCTCGCCTAAGTGGAATTTCTACAAATATGTCGTCAGTGGTGATGGCAATACTGTGCAGCAGTTTAATTCTAAGGTGAAACCCGATAGTGCCGAGCTTAAGCAGGCAATAGAATCAGTGCTTTAA